In Candidatus Defluviilinea proxima, a single genomic region encodes these proteins:
- a CDS encoding radical SAM protein, which yields MEKKFANGIVYAMETEDGYPIEVTDTFLPYYTKDAIGRKQNALHSGEFGSRLERWMIGVSVMSGCPVGCKFCATASLPKCRYLRSDEIISQVKFILGQHPEIDPNDCMEFKINYTRMGEPFLNILAVQETVNQINSTFPNAHHYVSTIGIKDSDFSWIRDNITLQFSVHSFDEQYRDWLIPFPRKMSLEEIGKIRTESNLKTTINLTLVREDDFSIQELKRLFDPKIHFIKLSPINQNCVSDANNMGAGIITQTNLI from the coding sequence ATGGAAAAGAAATTTGCAAATGGAATTGTATACGCTATGGAAACCGAAGATGGTTATCCAATAGAAGTGACTGACACATTTCTCCCATATTACACAAAAGACGCAATAGGGCGAAAGCAAAACGCGCTACATAGTGGAGAATTTGGAAGTCGGTTAGAGCGTTGGATGATTGGTGTATCAGTTATGAGTGGATGTCCAGTAGGATGTAAATTTTGCGCTACCGCCAGCCTGCCTAAATGTCGCTATTTACGCTCTGATGAAATAATCAGCCAAGTCAAATTTATACTTGGCCAACATCCCGAAATTGACCCCAACGATTGCATGGAATTCAAAATTAACTATACTCGTATGGGCGAACCGTTCTTAAACATTCTGGCAGTTCAGGAAACCGTCAATCAAATTAATTCCACTTTCCCCAACGCCCATCATTATGTAAGCACAATTGGCATAAAAGACTCTGACTTTTCTTGGATTCGTGACAATATTACACTTCAATTTAGCGTACATTCTTTTGATGAACAATACCGAGATTGGCTTATTCCATTCCCACGAAAAATGTCGCTTGAGGAAATTGGAAAGATTAGAACTGAAAGCAATCTAAAAACAACTATTAATCTTACTCTTGTTCGGGAAGATGACTTCTCTATTCAGGAATTGAAACGTTTATTTGACCCCAAAATTCACTTTATTAAACTAAGCCCTATTAACCAGAACTGTGTTAGCGACGCAAATAATATGGGAGCAGGGATAATTACTCAAACTAACCTTATATGA
- the atpD gene encoding F0F1 ATP synthase subunit beta: MANANGRVVQILGGVVDVEFSEGNVPELYEAIEVARKDKEPLVLEVQKHLGNGWVRTVSMDSTDGLQRGVPAVATGAPISVPVGPATLGRIFNVLGKPIDKKGDIAASARYPIHRRAPLFSEQSTRVEVFETGIKVVDLIAPFTKGGKTGIFGGAGTGKTVIIMELIRSVATEHEGNSVFAGVGERTREGTQLYREMLESGVMKDTVMVYGQMNEPSGVRLRVALSALSMAEYFRDQGKDVLLFVDNIFRFSMSGSEVSALLGRMPSAVGYQPTLATEMGELQERITSTRTGSITSMQAVYVPADDYSDPAPVATFTHLDATIALERSIVEKGIYPAVDPLVSTSRILDPNIVGDEHYRTAREVQRVLQRYKDLQDIIAILGIDELSEDDKLIVSRARKIERFFSQPFYVAERFTGIPGAYVPLQDTVRGFREILDGKCDDLPEQAFMMAGTIEDVRARAAKMG, from the coding sequence ATGGCAAATGCAAATGGCCGTGTCGTACAAATTCTTGGTGGTGTGGTGGACGTTGAATTTTCCGAAGGGAACGTCCCCGAACTTTATGAAGCGATCGAGGTGGCTCGCAAAGATAAAGAGCCGCTTGTCCTTGAAGTACAGAAACATCTTGGCAACGGTTGGGTCCGCACGGTATCCATGGACTCGACGGATGGTCTACAGCGTGGCGTTCCTGCAGTAGCAACGGGCGCTCCCATTTCGGTCCCTGTTGGCCCGGCTACATTGGGACGTATCTTCAATGTGTTGGGTAAACCGATCGATAAGAAAGGGGATATTGCGGCAAGTGCGCGTTATCCTATTCACCGCCGCGCACCTCTGTTCTCTGAACAATCCACCCGTGTGGAAGTGTTCGAGACTGGTATCAAAGTCGTTGACTTGATCGCTCCGTTCACCAAAGGTGGTAAGACCGGTATCTTCGGTGGCGCAGGCACAGGCAAGACAGTTATCATCATGGAACTCATTCGCTCTGTTGCGACAGAGCACGAAGGCAACTCCGTGTTTGCTGGCGTGGGTGAGCGTACCCGCGAAGGAACACAACTCTATCGTGAAATGCTCGAGTCCGGTGTTATGAAAGACACCGTCATGGTCTACGGTCAGATGAACGAGCCCTCTGGTGTGCGTCTGCGCGTTGCGCTTTCTGCACTCTCGATGGCTGAATACTTCCGTGACCAAGGCAAGGACGTGTTGCTCTTCGTAGATAACATCTTCCGTTTCTCGATGTCTGGTTCTGAAGTGTCGGCGTTGCTTGGACGTATGCCTTCTGCGGTGGGATACCAGCCCACGCTCGCCACTGAAATGGGTGAGTTGCAGGAACGTATTACCTCCACTCGCACCGGCTCGATCACGTCCATGCAGGCTGTGTATGTGCCCGCTGACGATTACTCCGATCCTGCTCCTGTGGCGACCTTTACCCACCTCGATGCGACCATTGCTCTCGAACGTTCCATCGTAGAAAAAGGTATTTACCCCGCAGTGGATCCGCTCGTTTCCACATCCCGAATTCTTGATCCCAACATCGTGGGCGATGAACACTATCGAACTGCACGCGAAGTCCAGCGTGTTCTTCAGCGCTATAAGGACTTGCAGGATATCATCGCCATTCTCGGTATCGATGAACTTTCAGAAGACGATAAACTTATCGTGTCTCGCGCTCGTAAGATCGAACGTTTCTTCTCCCAACCGTTCTATGTGGCGGAACGCTTCACCGGCATCCCTGGGGCATATGTTCCTCTTCAGGATACGGTGCGTGGCTTCCGTGAAATTCTGGATGGCAAATGCGACGATCTGCCCGAGCAAGCCTTTATGATGGCAGGCACGATCGAAGATGTGCGCGCACGCGCAGCAAAGATGGGATAG
- a CDS encoding rod shape-determining protein has protein sequence MFSKDLGIDLGTMFTRLADSTQVLLEEPTIVAIEVDDQKMVAVGREALDMYGRVPESIEVARPLKNGVIADYEITETLLSYLLQRVSGSMRIFRPRVMISVPYGVTSVERRAVYEAVLEAGSRDASLIQQPLAAALGVDLPINSPSGNMVITLGGGCTEAAVMAMYGIVSAETLRAGGMDLDDAIVNYVRRKYGVVIGQVTAEHLKVKIGAAVPQDTENSMEVQGQDQVTGLPRPVTLTTGEIVEALQEPLKAVIETGRRVLEKTPPELVADIIDRGVALCGGGALLRGIDKLLTKSLGIPAYLVDNPLTCVVEGAVKALPLYNILRRNLPQV, from the coding sequence ATGTTCTCAAAAGACCTGGGTATAGACCTGGGTACCATGTTCACCCGCCTTGCTGACAGCACACAAGTGCTGTTGGAGGAACCGACCATCGTTGCCATCGAAGTAGATGACCAAAAGATGGTCGCGGTGGGACGGGAGGCGTTGGATATGTATGGACGCGTCCCTGAAAGTATTGAAGTTGCGCGCCCATTGAAGAATGGGGTCATCGCTGATTACGAGATCACTGAAACACTTCTCTCATATCTGTTGCAACGCGTTAGCGGATCGATGCGCATCTTTCGTCCACGTGTGATGATCTCGGTGCCGTATGGCGTTACCAGTGTAGAGAGACGCGCGGTCTATGAAGCAGTTTTGGAGGCGGGAAGCCGCGATGCGTCCCTTATCCAACAGCCTCTTGCGGCGGCTCTCGGTGTGGACCTGCCGATTAATTCGCCATCTGGAAATATGGTCATCACTTTGGGCGGTGGATGTACGGAAGCGGCCGTCATGGCGATGTATGGCATTGTTTCAGCTGAAACTTTGCGTGCTGGTGGCATGGACCTCGACGACGCCATTGTCAATTATGTACGTAGAAAGTATGGAGTTGTGATCGGGCAAGTGACGGCCGAGCATCTCAAAGTCAAGATCGGAGCCGCTGTTCCGCAGGATACTGAGAACAGCATGGAAGTGCAAGGACAAGATCAGGTGACCGGCTTGCCGCGTCCTGTTACATTGACAACGGGTGAGATTGTCGAAGCCTTGCAGGAGCCGCTCAAGGCTGTGATAGAAACTGGCCGCCGTGTGCTCGAGAAGACACCGCCTGAGCTTGTGGCCGATATCATTGACCGTGGTGTGGCGTTGTGTGGCGGTGGTGCATTATTGCGCGGCATCGATAAACTACTGACCAAGTCATTGGGTATCCCTGCCTACCTCGTGGATAACCCGTTGACCTGTGTGGTTGAAGGTGCGGTGAAAGCGTTGCCCTTGTATAATATTTTACGGCGCAACCTCCCGCAGGTATAA
- a CDS encoding cation:proton antiporter codes for MPHETPLIATIAVSLAFAFIGGLIAVRFHLPPLVGYLLAGIAVGPFTPGFVADVHIAPQLAEIGVIFLMFGVGMHFSVRDLWEVRNIALPGSLVQIAVATILGMGVASLWGWSLGAGLVLGLALSVASTVVLLRALESHGLVNTNNGKIAIGWLIVEDLIMVLVLVILPPFAETLGGHAGEGHASPYGILATLGLTLGKVGLFVVFMLLGGTRFFPWLLKKVEKTGIRELFTLAVVAIGLGVAFGSAKLFGVSFALGAFFAGIVIKESDFSHRAVTDTQPLQDAFAVLFFVSVGMLFDPSILVKQFVQVLIVLAIIVLGKSLAAFTIVRILRFSSSTALIVSGALAQIGEFSFILAGLGVSLGLLSQEGQSLILAGALLSIILNPLIFNLAKGISAKHIPTT; via the coding sequence ATGCCACATGAAACACCCCTTATTGCAACAATTGCTGTCAGCCTAGCGTTTGCTTTTATAGGCGGACTCATAGCGGTCCGTTTTCATTTACCGCCACTAGTTGGTTATCTGCTTGCAGGGATTGCGGTGGGTCCATTTACACCTGGTTTCGTAGCCGATGTCCATATCGCGCCACAATTAGCCGAAATAGGCGTTATTTTCTTGATGTTTGGGGTTGGCATGCATTTCTCCGTGCGGGATCTTTGGGAGGTGAGAAATATTGCGCTACCAGGGTCATTAGTCCAAATCGCTGTGGCAACCATACTTGGCATGGGAGTAGCGTCGCTGTGGGGATGGTCATTGGGAGCAGGGCTGGTATTAGGCTTGGCATTATCAGTTGCAAGCACAGTGGTATTGTTGCGGGCCTTGGAGTCCCACGGGCTTGTCAACACAAACAATGGGAAAATTGCAATCGGTTGGCTCATCGTTGAGGACCTGATCATGGTGCTGGTCCTGGTCATACTCCCACCATTTGCTGAAACATTAGGCGGGCATGCCGGTGAAGGTCATGCCAGCCCATATGGCATACTTGCAACTCTCGGTTTAACGCTTGGCAAGGTTGGCTTGTTTGTTGTATTTATGCTTTTAGGTGGAACACGTTTCTTTCCATGGTTACTCAAGAAAGTAGAGAAAACAGGGATTCGGGAACTTTTTACACTAGCAGTTGTTGCCATTGGTCTTGGAGTAGCATTTGGCTCAGCTAAACTTTTCGGGGTCTCTTTCGCACTTGGCGCTTTCTTTGCGGGTATCGTAATAAAAGAATCCGATTTTAGTCATCGTGCAGTTACGGACACACAACCTTTGCAAGATGCCTTCGCTGTCCTCTTTTTTGTATCAGTAGGCATGCTGTTCGACCCCTCTATTCTTGTAAAGCAATTCGTCCAAGTTTTAATCGTATTGGCAATTATTGTCCTGGGGAAATCTCTAGCCGCTTTTACGATTGTGCGAATTTTACGTTTTTCATCTTCAACTGCGTTGATTGTTTCAGGAGCATTAGCCCAAATCGGAGAATTCTCATTTATTCTCGCTGGGCTGGGAGTTAGCTTAGGCCTTCTTTCGCAAGAAGGACAAAGTCTAATTTTGGCGGGAGCACTGTTGTCAATCATTTTAAATCCATTGATCTTTAATCTTGCCAAAGGAATTAGCGCGAAACACATCCCCACAACTTGA
- the atpC gene encoding ATP synthase F1 subunit epsilon — protein sequence MTIRCEIVSQDRTVFEGDVDMVVLPGAGGEMGILPKHAPVLTTLKYGIIKVRKSGKEELFTVAGGVAEVQPDIVTILADAAENVGEIDVARAEVARKRAEEVLSRGVPTDPDTYLSVEAALRRSNLRLDAARRYGLSGTRIPKSES from the coding sequence ATGACCATTCGTTGTGAAATTGTCTCCCAGGACCGAACCGTATTCGAAGGTGATGTGGATATGGTTGTGCTTCCCGGTGCAGGTGGGGAGATGGGTATCCTTCCCAAACATGCGCCTGTTCTTACCACACTGAAATACGGCATCATCAAAGTCCGTAAATCTGGTAAAGAAGAACTGTTTACCGTTGCAGGTGGTGTGGCAGAAGTGCAACCGGATATCGTCACTATTCTTGCAGATGCGGCTGAGAATGTTGGTGAGATCGATGTCGCTCGCGCTGAAGTAGCACGTAAACGTGCTGAAGAAGTTCTTTCCAGGGGTGTACCTACTGATCCAGATACATACCTTTCTGTTGAAGCGGCCTTACGTCGTTCCAATCTACGTCTTGATGCGGCGCGCCGTTATGGTCTCAGCGGGACACGCATACCGAAATCGGAGTCTTAA
- the atpG gene encoding ATP synthase F1 subunit gamma, translating into MASAREMRLRIRSVKNISQVTRALETVSASKVRKAIAAVSATRSYATKAWQVLKHVAEQPGRDTLHPLLADRKSVNNTLVVVVTGDRGLAGAYNSNVIRFVASRFDKNPVPVKYIAVGRKGRDLLFRRRKNVIADFSNIPAAPSFADVSAIGRLAVNEFMNGDVDEVFLVYTDFINMARQVTTVKRLLPLELAGEGLVKDFEQQHTGPHAAYEYEPDMREILDEIIPRFTALQVYQAILESQASEHAARMVAMRNATDNAKELIGALQLAYNKVRQQTITNDILDIVGGAEALAAK; encoded by the coding sequence ATGGCATCTGCTCGTGAAATGCGGCTCCGAATTCGGAGCGTCAAAAACATTTCGCAGGTTACGCGTGCCTTGGAAACTGTCAGCGCGAGTAAGGTCCGCAAAGCGATTGCTGCGGTCTCTGCAACGCGTTCTTATGCGACCAAAGCCTGGCAGGTTTTGAAGCATGTTGCCGAACAACCCGGCCGCGATACCCTGCATCCGTTGCTGGCTGATCGAAAGTCTGTAAACAACACATTGGTTGTTGTTGTGACAGGTGACCGTGGGTTGGCTGGCGCGTATAACTCGAACGTGATCCGTTTCGTCGCTTCACGCTTCGACAAGAATCCTGTTCCCGTTAAATATATAGCTGTCGGCCGTAAAGGCCGTGACCTGCTTTTCCGCCGTCGCAAGAATGTGATCGCGGATTTTAGCAATATCCCTGCCGCACCTTCTTTTGCAGATGTCTCTGCGATTGGACGGTTGGCTGTGAATGAGTTTATGAACGGCGACGTGGATGAAGTCTTTTTGGTGTATACCGACTTCATCAACATGGCCCGTCAGGTCACCACAGTCAAACGCCTTCTGCCGCTGGAACTTGCCGGGGAAGGATTGGTAAAGGATTTTGAGCAACAGCATACGGGTCCGCATGCCGCGTATGAATATGAACCAGATATGCGCGAGATCCTCGATGAGATCATCCCGCGTTTTACTGCGTTGCAGGTCTATCAGGCTATTCTTGAATCGCAAGCGAGCGAACATGCCGCGCGTATGGTGGCCATGCGTAATGCGACCGATAACGCAAAGGAATTGATCGGTGCTTTGCAACTGGCTTATAACAAGGTAAGACAACAAACGATCACGAACGATATTTTGGACATTGTCGGCGGCGCAGAAGCGCTGGCCGCGAAATAA
- a CDS encoding F0F1 ATP synthase subunit alpha — protein MTDLVKQIAGDLQKQIDLFEPKVGVSDVGTVVEAGDGIARVKGLANVSAQELVQFSNGVMGTAFNLEEDTVGVIVMGEYEGITEGMSVSATGRIASVPVGDALIGRVVNALGEPIDAKGPIATTGFRPIERIAPGVVERQDVDTPVQTGIKSIDSMIPVGRGQRQLIIGDRQTGKTAVAIDTIINQKGKDLVCIYVAIGQKKAAVARTVGILEKYGAMAHTIVMIASAEESAALQYIAPYAACAMGEEFMESGRDALIIYDDLSKHAWAYRQVSLLLRRPPGREAYPGDVFYLHSRLLERAARLANSYVITKKSFGGELASESDAVNGTVYRGPMSGHEAGEALKAMSDADNHKVVKVAGTGGSLTALPIIETLLGDVSAYIPTNVISITDGQIYLEGNLFNAGIRPAVNVGISVSRVGGDAQTKAMKQVAGRLRLDMAAYRELAAFALMASDLDKNTQNQLNQGQRMQEILKQPQYSPVELYNQVIIIFAGTNGFASSVPVEKMAQWQVDLVRYMETSYPEVGKDILEKNRITDENKEKLIKALDGFRAGWQA, from the coding sequence ATGACAGACCTGGTCAAGCAAATAGCAGGTGATTTGCAGAAACAAATTGATCTATTTGAGCCGAAAGTCGGCGTCAGCGATGTTGGTACGGTCGTTGAAGCTGGCGACGGTATTGCGCGTGTGAAGGGTCTGGCCAATGTCAGTGCCCAGGAACTCGTGCAGTTTTCCAATGGTGTTATGGGGACGGCCTTTAATCTTGAAGAGGATACTGTTGGTGTGATCGTGATGGGTGAGTACGAGGGGATCACCGAAGGAATGTCTGTAAGTGCTACGGGACGCATCGCTTCTGTACCTGTTGGTGATGCCTTGATCGGACGTGTTGTCAACGCTTTGGGAGAACCGATTGACGCAAAGGGACCCATTGCAACAACGGGTTTCCGCCCAATTGAGCGCATTGCTCCGGGTGTGGTGGAACGTCAGGATGTGGATACCCCGGTGCAGACCGGTATCAAGTCCATTGACTCCATGATCCCTGTTGGTCGCGGACAACGTCAATTGATCATCGGTGACCGCCAAACCGGTAAGACGGCTGTTGCCATCGATACGATCATCAATCAAAAAGGCAAAGATCTGGTTTGTATCTATGTGGCGATTGGTCAAAAGAAAGCGGCTGTCGCTCGTACAGTTGGTATTCTTGAAAAATACGGCGCGATGGCTCACACGATTGTGATGATCGCTTCTGCAGAAGAATCTGCTGCTTTGCAATATATTGCTCCATACGCGGCCTGCGCGATGGGTGAAGAATTCATGGAAAGCGGACGCGATGCATTGATCATTTATGATGATCTTTCCAAGCATGCTTGGGCGTATCGTCAGGTCTCTTTGTTGCTTCGTCGCCCTCCCGGTCGTGAGGCGTACCCTGGTGATGTGTTCTATCTGCACTCTCGCTTGCTCGAACGCGCGGCTCGTCTCGCCAATAGCTATGTGATCACAAAGAAAAGTTTCGGCGGTGAACTTGCATCTGAGAGCGATGCAGTGAACGGTACGGTTTATCGAGGTCCGATGTCTGGGCATGAGGCGGGTGAAGCGCTCAAGGCAATGAGTGATGCCGACAATCACAAGGTTGTGAAAGTTGCAGGAACCGGTGGTTCTTTGACAGCTTTACCGATCATCGAAACATTGCTTGGCGATGTTTCGGCTTACATTCCCACGAACGTTATTTCCATTACAGATGGGCAGATCTACCTCGAAGGTAACCTGTTCAACGCTGGTATTCGCCCTGCAGTGAACGTAGGTATCTCGGTCTCTCGCGTAGGTGGTGATGCTCAAACCAAAGCCATGAAGCAGGTGGCAGGTCGCTTGCGCCTCGACATGGCCGCTTATCGTGAGTTGGCTGCGTTCGCGCTCATGGCGTCTGATCTTGATAAGAACACTCAGAACCAACTGAATCAGGGTCAACGGATGCAAGAGATCCTCAAGCAACCACAATACTCGCCTGTGGAACTTTACAATCAGGTCATTATTATTTTCGCTGGCACAAATGGATTTGCCAGCAGTGTGCCTGTTGAGAAGATGGCCCAGTGGCAAGTGGACTTGGTTCGTTACATGGAAACATCCTACCCCGAAGTTGGCAAAGATATTCTCGAGAAAAATAGAATTACCGACGAAAACAAGGAAAAGTTAATCAAAGCGCTGGATGGCTTCCGCGCTGGATGGCAGGCATAA
- a CDS encoding dihydrofolate reductase family protein, which produces MRKIVVLEHLSLDGVIQAPGGPEEDPSGGFAYGGWISSYSDEILGTALRKQMNLPFDLLLGRKTFDIWAPYWPQHADVWPGVNIATKYIASNTVTSSTWQPSVFLDGDIAEKVAKIKEQQGPDLHVWGSGNLIQTLIKHDLVDVFWLMIYPITLGSGKRLFADGTIPMAFKVTASKVTSNGVIIVNYERAGAVTNSPTD; this is translated from the coding sequence ATGAGAAAAATTGTTGTGCTTGAACATCTTTCCCTTGACGGTGTCATACAGGCCCCAGGCGGACCCGAAGAAGATCCCAGTGGCGGCTTCGCATACGGAGGGTGGATCAGCTCATATTCTGATGAGATTCTTGGAACAGCCCTAAGAAAGCAGATGAATTTGCCGTTCGACTTATTGTTAGGTCGCAAAACCTTTGATATTTGGGCGCCGTATTGGCCGCAACATGCAGACGTGTGGCCGGGCGTCAACATAGCGACCAAGTACATCGCATCAAACACCGTGACGTCTAGCACATGGCAACCGTCCGTGTTTTTGGATGGAGACATTGCGGAAAAGGTCGCCAAGATCAAGGAACAGCAAGGGCCAGATTTGCACGTTTGGGGAAGTGGCAATCTCATTCAGACACTGATCAAGCATGATTTGGTCGACGTCTTCTGGCTGATGATCTATCCGATCACGTTAGGCAGTGGAAAACGGTTGTTTGCTGATGGCACGATTCCGATGGCATTCAAAGTGACGGCAAGTAAGGTCACATCGAACGGCGTCATTATCGTGAATTATGAGCGTGCAGGCGCAGTTACTAACAGTCCAACTGACTGA
- a CDS encoding nucleoside hydrolase: MQTKYNFSVPNFKKIRLIIDTDAKNEADDQFAIVHALLTNKFIVKGIIAAHFGTRRTDQSMLESYSEIEKVLNLMGVRTSYEVKHGSATSLVSEDDVTTSEGSELIIKEALANDDQKLFCIFLGPLTDMAIALKQRPEIEDRVTVIWIGGGVWPVGGDEFNLSNDILAANIVYRSNVELWQVPRNVYSMMRVSLAELQKKVKPCGEIGNYLFQQMVEFNDTLGNNPVWPLGESWVLGDSAAIGLLMDDQNFDYKLVPAPHVLDDMSYRHETSDRFIRMYNSIDSRFILEDFFSKMEITFKKG; the protein is encoded by the coding sequence ATGCAAACAAAATACAACTTCTCAGTTCCTAACTTCAAAAAAATACGACTGATCATTGATACCGATGCGAAGAATGAAGCAGACGATCAGTTTGCAATTGTGCATGCGTTATTGACCAACAAATTTATTGTCAAAGGAATAATTGCCGCGCATTTTGGGACCCGAAGAACAGACCAATCCATGCTCGAGAGTTATTCTGAAATAGAAAAAGTATTGAATCTCATGGGCGTGCGGACCTCCTATGAAGTCAAGCATGGCTCTGCGACTTCTCTAGTTTCTGAAGATGACGTAACCACTTCTGAAGGAAGTGAGTTGATCATAAAAGAAGCGCTCGCCAATGATGACCAGAAATTGTTCTGTATTTTTCTTGGTCCATTAACGGATATGGCAATCGCCCTGAAACAACGCCCAGAAATAGAAGATAGGGTAACCGTCATATGGATCGGTGGAGGGGTATGGCCTGTAGGCGGTGATGAATTCAACTTAAGCAATGACATTCTAGCCGCAAACATTGTCTACAGATCAAACGTGGAATTATGGCAGGTTCCACGGAATGTATATAGCATGATGCGGGTAAGTCTGGCAGAGTTACAAAAGAAGGTGAAACCCTGCGGAGAGATAGGGAACTACCTTTTTCAACAAATGGTTGAGTTTAACGACACATTGGGGAATAATCCCGTGTGGCCATTGGGAGAATCCTGGGTGCTGGGCGATTCTGCCGCCATCGGCTTATTAATGGATGACCAGAATTTTGACTACAAGCTGGTTCCTGCTCCCCACGTGTTGGACGATATGAGTTACCGCCACGAAACTAGTGATCGTTTTATCAGGATGTATAACTCCATCGACTCTCGTTTTATTTTGGAAGATTTCTTTAGCAAAATGGAGATCACATTTAAGAAAGGATAA
- a CDS encoding DUF4367 domain-containing protein → MKRSSLSDLLAVSIFMAWLLSGCTSPSTPIPIEPTQTNVSSQPTNESDAPPQSDEHYSITEVEELAGFDVKEPVYLPDGVSFEYATYQKSPYPNVTLHFKLVHKTYGDMGVFFQIVQEPQAEAMPNPNACGTSGTDCEAIQIGDMTVKYRLSAPTESLMWDADGFSFQLLRTAGEPNKTYKDELLKVVGSIK, encoded by the coding sequence ATGAAAAGGTCGTCTCTTTCTGATCTCCTTGCCGTAAGCATATTCATGGCGTGGTTATTAAGCGGATGCACATCGCCATCAACACCTATTCCCATTGAGCCCACTCAAACAAATGTCTCATCTCAACCCACGAATGAATCAGACGCACCTCCGCAATCTGACGAGCACTATTCAATCACTGAAGTTGAAGAGCTGGCTGGTTTTGATGTCAAAGAACCCGTATACCTGCCAGACGGTGTATCGTTTGAATATGCCACCTATCAAAAGTCGCCTTATCCTAATGTGACTTTGCACTTTAAACTCGTCCACAAGACATATGGTGATATGGGCGTTTTCTTCCAGATCGTGCAAGAGCCACAAGCAGAAGCAATGCCCAATCCAAATGCATGCGGCACGTCCGGTACCGACTGTGAAGCAATTCAAATTGGCGACATGACTGTGAAATACCGCTTGAGCGCCCCAACAGAATCCCTGATGTGGGATGCAGATGGCTTTTCATTTCAACTCTTGAGAACCGCGGGAGAACCAAACAAAACCTATAAAGATGAACTATTGAAAGTCGTTGGCAGTATAAAGTAA